From Halanaeroarchaeum sulfurireducens, a single genomic window includes:
- a CDS encoding ATP-NAD kinase family protein gives MRRIGLVVNPIAGMGGRVGLKGTDGVVDRARELGATQRAPERARQALETLDTHTSDVTLFAWGNEMGETEATSAGFDPVVLGHPEGERTTAADTREAVEAFVSENVDLILFVGGDGTAVDVATTLEDLGANTPLLGVPAGVKVFSSVFAVSPEAAGRLAATFEAVETREVNDIDEAAYRDGTVKPSLKAVARVPVDGELQSSKQLTGGDVEGLARGVADDVKPGGTYVLGPGGTLQTIKETLGFTGSPLGVDVYRDGEVLVRDGNETEILSALGSENVIVVSPIGGQGFVFGRGNQQLSPAVIRQCDVEIVASREKLKTTGVLRVDTGEQSLDEELRGWVKVRIGRYERRMIRIV, from the coding sequence ATGCGACGAATCGGACTGGTTGTGAATCCGATAGCCGGGATGGGGGGACGCGTTGGCCTCAAAGGCACTGACGGAGTGGTGGATCGAGCACGAGAGCTCGGTGCAACGCAAAGGGCTCCTGAACGGGCGAGACAGGCGCTCGAGACACTCGATACGCACACGAGTGACGTGACGCTCTTCGCCTGGGGAAACGAAATGGGCGAAACGGAAGCAACGTCGGCGGGATTCGACCCGGTTGTGCTGGGTCACCCCGAGGGCGAACGGACCACCGCGGCGGACACGCGAGAGGCCGTCGAGGCGTTCGTCTCGGAGAACGTCGACCTGATTCTTTTTGTCGGCGGGGACGGCACGGCCGTCGACGTCGCCACGACGCTCGAAGATCTCGGGGCCAACACGCCGCTTCTCGGTGTTCCGGCGGGAGTGAAGGTGTTCTCGTCGGTGTTCGCCGTGAGTCCCGAGGCGGCTGGCCGACTCGCTGCCACCTTCGAGGCGGTGGAGACCCGAGAGGTCAACGATATCGACGAAGCGGCCTACCGGGACGGGACGGTCAAACCGTCTCTCAAAGCGGTCGCCCGGGTTCCGGTCGATGGCGAACTGCAGTCGTCGAAGCAGCTCACCGGCGGTGACGTCGAAGGACTGGCTCGCGGCGTCGCAGACGACGTGAAACCTGGCGGCACGTACGTCCTGGGACCAGGTGGAACGCTCCAGACGATCAAGGAGACCCTCGGCTTTACGGGGAGCCCTCTCGGGGTCGACGTGTACCGGGACGGCGAGGTGCTCGTCCGGGATGGGAACGAAACCGAGATTCTTTCCGCCCTGGGTTCGGAGAACGTCATCGTCGTCTCACCAATCGGCGGGCAGGGATTCGTCTTCGGTCGCGGTAACCAACAGCTTTCACCGGCCGTGATTCGACAATGCGACGTCGAGATCGTGGCCTCACGGGAGAAACTGAAGACCACGGGCGTGCTCCGGGTCGACACGGGCGAACAATCGCTGGACGAGGAACTCCGGGGCTGGGTCAAGGTGCGAATCGGTCGATACGAGCGGCGGATGATTCGCATCGTGTGA
- a CDS encoding competence/damage-inducible protein A: MDVAVVTVGDELLVGETENTNASWLGRRLAERGATVRRMLVVPDEQDVIANSVARYADAFDAVVVTGGLGPTHDDVTLDGVAHAFDLEMVEHEDAVIWFDEHVEYSRQDLVSGTMKLPDGASMIPNDEGVAPGAIVENVYVLPGVPDEMRAMYERIQEDFQGEQITTEIVHSEGPESALIDVLNEANEHFDVRVGSYPNDGVRLKIAATDPDEVERAAEWLRDRV; encoded by the coding sequence ATGGACGTAGCGGTGGTCACCGTGGGAGACGAATTGCTCGTCGGCGAGACGGAGAACACCAACGCTTCGTGGCTGGGCCGACGGCTCGCGGAACGCGGCGCGACGGTCCGACGAATGCTGGTCGTTCCCGACGAACAGGACGTCATCGCGAATTCGGTGGCCCGGTATGCCGACGCGTTCGACGCGGTCGTCGTTACTGGCGGGCTCGGTCCGACGCACGACGACGTCACCCTCGACGGCGTGGCCCACGCGTTCGACCTCGAGATGGTCGAACACGAGGACGCCGTCATCTGGTTCGACGAACACGTCGAGTACTCCCGACAGGATCTCGTGTCCGGGACGATGAAATTACCCGACGGAGCGAGCATGATCCCCAACGACGAGGGCGTCGCGCCGGGTGCGATCGTCGAGAACGTGTACGTTCTTCCCGGCGTTCCCGACGAGATGCGGGCGATGTACGAACGGATTCAGGAGGACTTCCAGGGCGAACAGATCACGACCGAGATCGTGCACTCGGAGGGTCCGGAGAGCGCGCTCATCGACGTCCTCAATGAGGCGAACGAACACTTCGACGTGCGGGTGGGGAGTTATCCGAACGACGGGGTGCGACTCAAAATCGCCGCTACGGACCCCGACGAGGTCGAACGCGCGGCCGAATGGCTTCGCGACCGCGTCTAG
- a CDS encoding DUF5803 family protein, whose product MRRTLAIVGLVGLVFLAGCGGTAVDDAALNESAEYDWNTTEAVTITVEHSEYRYVYTLDDDSEVRLALRDELLGTQPVSISAVKFRYQNGTVANASALSVEEQNKHTVVTFPESAGQFAYTASSPARSLTVPVVTNRSHEVRLPPDMRISLPVFGGANPSGFESANQGERVVLTWSSIESDRIEVDYYQERDLLLFAGLLGVLVLVAGAGVAYYRSRLRRLQEERIAAGFGVDDER is encoded by the coding sequence ATGAGGCGAACGCTGGCGATCGTCGGCCTCGTCGGCCTGGTCTTTCTGGCCGGATGTGGGGGGACCGCAGTCGACGATGCGGCCCTGAACGAATCGGCGGAGTACGACTGGAACACCACCGAAGCGGTTACGATCACTGTCGAGCACTCGGAGTACCGGTATGTCTACACCCTCGACGACGATAGCGAGGTTCGTCTCGCGCTCAGGGACGAACTGTTGGGGACACAACCGGTGTCGATTTCGGCCGTGAAGTTCCGATACCAGAACGGCACGGTCGCCAACGCCAGCGCGCTTTCCGTCGAGGAACAGAACAAACACACCGTCGTCACCTTCCCCGAATCAGCTGGTCAGTTTGCGTACACCGCATCGAGTCCCGCCCGTAGCCTGACCGTCCCCGTCGTGACGAACCGATCGCACGAGGTCCGGCTCCCGCCGGACATGCGCATCTCACTACCCGTATTCGGCGGGGCCAATCCGTCAGGTTTTGAATCAGCGAACCAGGGGGAACGGGTCGTCCTCACCTGGTCGTCGATCGAGTCCGATCGCATCGAGGTCGATTACTATCAGGAGCGGGATCTCCTCCTGTTCGCCGGACTTCTCGGAGTGCTCGTGCTCGTCGCCGGCGCCGGGGTGGCGTACTATCGCTCCAGGCTACGGCGACTCCAGGAAGAGCGCATAGCCGCCGGTTTCGGTGTCGACGACGAACGGTGA
- a CDS encoding DUF2110 family protein: MVVLATKVYVTGDARDRALDSLDSLVGNDLADLEVEWTVGLRHDGFPSVTVEGADATAARNVLRETWGEITAEFEAENTYVGTLQSWDDDGFVLDAGEDIRIPADELGLGAGTPEQIRTRFGLVQHLPLRFTHGDPPSLAEEERDRLYDWTREDVGRVNVNSATRAEVRATVNRAGHANDIVTVERLGLLEQSIVCAEGTDPPGLLANIGSHLRAELLAVVP; encoded by the coding sequence ATGGTCGTTCTCGCTACCAAAGTCTACGTCACGGGCGACGCACGGGACCGCGCTCTCGACTCCCTCGACTCCCTCGTCGGGAACGACCTCGCCGACCTGGAGGTCGAGTGGACGGTCGGGCTGCGCCACGACGGGTTCCCGTCGGTAACCGTCGAGGGGGCCGATGCGACCGCCGCGCGGAACGTCCTCCGGGAAACGTGGGGAGAGATCACCGCCGAGTTCGAGGCAGAAAACACCTACGTCGGCACGCTACAATCGTGGGACGATGACGGATTCGTCCTCGACGCGGGTGAGGATATCCGGATCCCGGCGGATGAACTCGGCTTGGGTGCCGGCACTCCAGAGCAGATCCGGACGCGTTTCGGCCTCGTCCAGCACCTTCCGCTCCGGTTTACCCACGGAGATCCGCCCAGTCTGGCCGAGGAAGAGCGGGACAGGCTGTACGACTGGACACGTGAGGACGTCGGCCGGGTGAACGTCAACAGCGCTACGCGCGCGGAAGTGCGCGCGACCGTCAACCGTGCCGGCCACGCCAACGATATCGTCACCGTCGAGCGCCTCGGCTTACTCGAACAGAGCATTGTCTGTGCAGAGGGGACCGATCCGCCGGGGCTGCTCGCAAATATCGGCTCGCACCTGCGAGCCGAGTTACTCGCCGTCGTTCCATGA
- a CDS encoding transcription factor, whose product MAFEDLLEDPVVQKYLNELVGPKGMPVAAAPPDGEVTDEELAERLGLELNDVRRALFILYENDLAMYRRVRDEDSGWLTYLWTFEYDNIPGNLHDEMVRLLDALEDRREYEEMNEFYLCEVCSIRFEFGEAMDLGFECPECGSELDAMGNDAIIDAVDDRIDALRSDLGVTT is encoded by the coding sequence ATGGCTTTTGAGGACTTGCTGGAGGACCCCGTGGTCCAGAAATACCTTAACGAACTGGTGGGGCCCAAGGGCATGCCCGTGGCCGCGGCTCCGCCGGACGGTGAGGTGACCGACGAGGAACTGGCCGAACGGCTTGGACTGGAGTTGAACGACGTCCGACGCGCGCTGTTCATCCTCTACGAGAACGATCTGGCGATGTACAGACGGGTGCGTGACGAGGACTCCGGCTGGCTCACGTACCTCTGGACGTTCGAATACGACAATATTCCGGGGAACCTCCACGACGAGATGGTCCGATTGCTCGACGCACTGGAGGATCGTCGGGAGTACGAGGAGATGAACGAGTTCTATCTCTGTGAGGTGTGTTCGATTCGGTTCGAATTCGGCGAGGCAATGGACCTTGGGTTCGAGTGCCCCGAGTGCGGCTCGGAACTCGATGCGATGGGCAACGACGCCATCATCGATGCCGTCGACGACCGCATCGATGCGCTTCGGTCTGACCTCGGAGTTACCACATAG
- a CDS encoding tRNA (cytidine(56)-2'-O)-methyltransferase — MQGEPDVAVLRLGHRPGRDDRMTTHVGLTARALGADRVIYPENATDAVETVRDITDRFGGPFDVARTDEQHATIRDWEGTVVHLTMYGEQIQAVEAEIRERHASQSLLVVVGSEKVPFSVYEEADWNVGVTNQPHSEVAGLAVFLDRLYDGRELDREWTDAESRVVPRETGKRVVDTE, encoded by the coding sequence ATGCAGGGAGAACCCGACGTCGCGGTCTTACGGCTGGGACATCGCCCGGGTCGCGACGACAGGATGACGACACACGTCGGGCTAACCGCCCGGGCGCTGGGGGCGGACCGGGTCATCTATCCGGAGAATGCGACGGACGCCGTCGAGACCGTTCGAGACATCACCGACCGCTTCGGCGGCCCCTTCGATGTCGCCCGAACCGACGAGCAACACGCCACCATCCGGGACTGGGAGGGAACGGTCGTTCACCTGACGATGTACGGGGAGCAAATCCAGGCGGTCGAAGCCGAGATCCGCGAGCGCCACGCGAGTCAGTCCCTGCTGGTCGTCGTGGGGTCGGAGAAGGTGCCGTTCTCGGTGTACGAGGAGGCCGACTGGAACGTGGGCGTGACCAACCAACCACACTCGGAGGTCGCCGGACTCGCCGTCTTCCTCGATCGCCTCTACGACGGGCGGGAACTCGACCGCGAGTGGACCGACGCGGAGAGTCGCGTCGTCCCGAGGGAAACCGGAAAGCGAGTCGTCGATACCGAGTAG
- a CDS encoding NAD-dependent epimerase/dehydratase family protein — protein MELSGKRVVVTGGAGLVGSHLAAALAPDNDVLVVDDLSKGTREQVPEGVEFAKRDVRSETAVADVITEDVDIVFHFAAYTDTNHAEPRTLFEENTEMTYTVLERMREVGVDTVVFTSSSTVYGEAPMPTSEEFAPLEPISIYGAGKLADEGLVSTFAHSYGIDAVIVRFANIVGPHQRGNVIPDFIEKLLEDPDTLEILGDGRQEKSYMHVEQCIDAMSYVVEHADEECTIVNLGTKTTTSVTDIADIVADELDVDPTYEFTGGRRGWTGDVPKMRLSIEKLESLGWEPAETSDEAVRRATKQLVRELRPES, from the coding sequence ATGGAACTCTCCGGTAAGCGAGTCGTCGTGACCGGTGGAGCGGGTCTCGTCGGATCGCACCTCGCAGCCGCGCTCGCACCGGACAACGACGTCCTCGTGGTTGACGACCTTTCGAAAGGCACTCGCGAGCAGGTCCCCGAAGGGGTCGAGTTCGCGAAGCGCGACGTCCGATCCGAGACGGCCGTCGCGGACGTCATCACCGAGGACGTCGATATCGTCTTTCACTTCGCGGCCTATACCGACACGAACCACGCCGAGCCCCGAACGCTGTTCGAGGAGAACACCGAGATGACCTACACCGTGCTCGAACGGATGCGCGAGGTTGGCGTCGACACTGTCGTGTTCACGTCCTCCTCGACGGTGTACGGCGAGGCACCGATGCCCACGTCCGAGGAGTTCGCCCCCCTCGAACCGATCAGCATCTACGGGGCGGGCAAACTTGCCGATGAGGGCCTGGTCTCGACGTTCGCCCACTCGTACGGGATCGACGCTGTGATCGTTCGGTTCGCCAACATCGTGGGCCCCCACCAGCGGGGAAACGTCATCCCCGACTTCATCGAAAAACTCCTGGAGGACCCCGACACACTGGAGATACTGGGGGACGGCCGCCAGGAGAAGTCCTACATGCACGTCGAACAGTGCATCGACGCGATGTCCTACGTCGTCGAACACGCCGACGAGGAGTGCACTATCGTTAATCTGGGGACGAAGACCACGACATCGGTCACCGACATCGCCGACATCGTCGCCGACGAACTCGACGTGGACCCGACCTACGAGTTCACCGGTGGTCGACGCGGCTGGACCGGTGACGTTCCGAAGATGCGCCTCTCCATCGAGAAGCTCGAATCGCTCGGTTGGGAACCGGCGGAGACGAGCGACGAAGCCGTTCGACGGGCGACCAAACAGCTCGTGCGCGAACTTCGCCCCGAGAGCTAA
- a CDS encoding bifunctional nuclease family protein, which yields MDHEATVRGVAVTDEEEQVPAVILDVRDEVLPVFVTADQAQSIQIALSPDTFDRPLTHDLFIEMLTEFGGAVDRVRVDELNEGTFYGKLDVERYGEGQRSEISFDVRPSDAIAIAVRVDVPIFVADEIVEAAGQSPDSITFEE from the coding sequence ATGGATCACGAAGCGACGGTGCGGGGGGTCGCCGTGACGGACGAAGAGGAACAAGTACCCGCCGTCATCCTCGACGTCAGGGACGAGGTCCTCCCCGTCTTCGTGACAGCCGATCAGGCCCAGTCGATACAGATCGCACTCTCGCCCGATACGTTCGATCGACCGCTCACCCACGACCTGTTCATCGAGATGCTCACGGAGTTCGGCGGGGCCGTCGACCGCGTTCGGGTTGACGAACTGAACGAGGGAACGTTCTACGGAAAACTCGACGTCGAGCGATATGGGGAGGGCCAACGGTCCGAGATCAGCTTCGACGTCAGACCGAGCGACGCGATCGCCATCGCGGTGCGCGTGGACGTTCCGATCTTCGTTGCCGACGAAATCGTCGAGGCGGCGGGTCAGTCCCCGGATTCGATCACGTTCGAAGAGTGA
- a CDS encoding class I SAM-dependent methyltransferase, with product MGNDHTFDPAAAESLEEIVRYRYLSRDELVGALAPASDDAMLDLGSGTGFYTRDVAPFVDSVHAVDLQPEMHDHFRSTGIPENVDIVTAGVDDMPFDDATFDAAYTTMTFHEFDTDEALSEIWRVLRPGARFVVVDWSQDGQGERGPPVHARVGPETAVAEIERAGFEVEHYRGRPETFFVTAIRSA from the coding sequence ATGGGAAACGATCACACGTTCGACCCGGCCGCCGCCGAAAGTTTAGAGGAAATCGTCAGGTATCGGTACCTCTCGCGGGACGAACTCGTCGGTGCACTGGCCCCGGCGTCGGACGATGCGATGCTCGATCTGGGGAGCGGGACGGGATTTTACACCCGGGACGTGGCCCCGTTCGTTGATTCGGTGCACGCCGTCGATCTCCAGCCCGAGATGCACGACCACTTCCGGTCGACGGGCATACCCGAGAACGTCGATATCGTGACCGCGGGCGTCGACGACATGCCTTTCGACGACGCAACCTTCGACGCGGCGTACACCACGATGACGTTCCACGAGTTCGACACGGACGAAGCCCTGTCGGAGATCTGGCGCGTCTTGCGCCCCGGGGCCCGATTCGTCGTCGTGGACTGGTCCCAGGACGGCCAGGGGGAACGGGGTCCACCGGTTCACGCTCGCGTCGGCCCGGAGACGGCCGTCGCGGAAATCGAGAGGGCCGGGTTCGAGGTCGAGCACTATCGTGGTCGCCCGGAAACCTTCTTCGTCACCGCCATCCGATCGGCGTGA
- a CDS encoding RNA-guided endonuclease InsQ/TnpB family protein, which translates to MEYSHRYPIYPTQEVAAELERHIDIHRQAYNYTRYEYENVDAEDIGSAYKHHYRLPDWKSEFPVLSEVNSKALQRTVTRFYQNLSNLKTQKKNGNKVGKLKWKSPREFQSMTYSQSGFELKNTSGRRASLWLSKIGDIKLRYHREIPDEADIKEVTIKKETTGEWFVSFGLETDDADVPEKPAMDELDSTNSVGIDLGILNYIHTSDGKTVDWLDLEDEYERLRREQRKFSRKQKGSNNYEKQRREVARVKRHIRRKVLDYQHKITTWLVREYDAVFVEDLNVKGMLEDSHNARNKQDAAWRQFISLLDYKADLYGCHVVQIEPEGTTKECASCGVETAKPIWVREHSCPSCGFECDRDANAAMNVLQRGFSELGLGWPEDTPVETALPTDTTSVSAKRVIEVGSLGSFERAKPSRDDETPSASRTT; encoded by the coding sequence ATGGAGTACAGTCACCGCTACCCCATATATCCTACACAAGAGGTAGCGGCTGAACTGGAACGTCACATCGACATTCATCGCCAAGCGTACAACTACACCCGGTACGAGTACGAGAACGTGGATGCCGAGGATATCGGCTCCGCGTACAAACACCACTACCGACTTCCCGACTGGAAAAGCGAGTTCCCCGTCCTCTCAGAGGTCAATTCAAAGGCTCTGCAACGAACCGTTACACGGTTCTATCAGAACCTCTCGAACCTGAAAACCCAGAAAAAGAACGGCAACAAGGTCGGGAAGCTCAAGTGGAAGTCGCCACGGGAGTTTCAGAGTATGACGTATTCGCAGTCCGGTTTCGAACTCAAAAACACGAGTGGCCGACGTGCGAGCCTCTGGCTCTCCAAAATCGGAGACATCAAACTCCGCTACCACCGCGAAATCCCTGACGAAGCGGACATCAAAGAAGTCACCATCAAAAAAGAGACGACCGGCGAGTGGTTCGTCTCGTTCGGCCTCGAAACCGACGACGCTGACGTACCCGAGAAACCCGCGATGGACGAGTTAGATTCCACCAACAGCGTGGGTATCGACCTCGGTATCCTCAACTACATTCACACCAGCGACGGCAAGACGGTGGATTGGCTCGACCTCGAAGATGAGTACGAGCGACTCCGCCGCGAGCAACGCAAGTTCTCACGGAAGCAGAAAGGGTCGAACAACTACGAGAAACAGCGTCGGGAAGTGGCGAGGGTCAAGCGTCACATCCGACGAAAGGTGCTTGACTACCAGCACAAGATTACGACGTGGCTCGTCCGTGAGTACGACGCAGTTTTTGTCGAGGATTTGAACGTGAAGGGGATGCTGGAAGACTCGCACAACGCTCGCAACAAGCAGGACGCGGCGTGGCGACAGTTCATATCCTTGCTCGACTACAAAGCCGACCTGTACGGCTGTCACGTCGTGCAGATTGAACCTGAGGGGACGACGAAAGAGTGTGCGTCCTGCGGTGTAGAGACAGCGAAGCCCATCTGGGTGCGGGAACACTCTTGCCCGTCGTGTGGGTTCGAGTGTGATCGTGACGCGAACGCGGCGATGAATGTCCTGCAACGCGGGTTTTCTGAGTTAGGGCTGGGATGGCCCGAAGACACGCCTGTGGAGACTGCGCTCCCTACGGACACCACCTCGGTGTCTGCAAAGCGCGTCATCGAAGTAGGAAGCCTCGGGTCGTTCGAGAGAGCGAAGCCCTCTCGTGATGACGAGACGCCTTCGGCGTCTCGAACCACTTGA
- a CDS encoding MMPL family transporter codes for MTRRLRRLEPLDPEAIHDRLFASQYGPAASSYLTDDYRSARVVYDIESDASQAEAAGAARDLAARYRLPAVGTGQTVVFQEVADSILASAVSSLATALAGAAVFLIVIYRLLEDSGSLGIVNLVPILVTLALVLGTMRLIDMPFNAMTATVLSIALGLGTDYSAHMTHRFVDEFDGTNREGALEATVMGTGGALTGSMLTTASGIGVLVLSITPILGQFGTIMAISIVYSYLTAMLVTPSAVVVWVRLGGFSLP; via the coding sequence ATGACGAGACGCCTTCGGCGTCTCGAACCACTTGACCCCGAGGCGATTCACGACCGACTCTTCGCGTCCCAATATGGGCCCGCAGCGAGTTCGTATCTGACCGACGACTATCGGAGCGCCAGAGTCGTCTACGATATCGAAAGCGACGCCTCTCAGGCGGAAGCGGCCGGTGCCGCGAGGGACCTCGCAGCCAGGTATCGCCTTCCGGCCGTCGGTACTGGCCAGACGGTGGTCTTCCAGGAGGTGGCGGATTCCATTCTGGCATCCGCGGTCTCCAGTCTCGCCACCGCCCTGGCTGGCGCGGCGGTGTTTCTGATCGTGATCTACCGCCTGCTCGAGGACAGTGGCAGCCTCGGGATCGTCAACCTCGTGCCCATTCTGGTCACGCTCGCGCTCGTTCTCGGAACGATGCGGCTGATCGATATGCCCTTCAACGCGATGACGGCGACAGTCCTCTCGATCGCGCTCGGGCTCGGGACGGACTACTCCGCGCACATGACCCACCGGTTCGTCGACGAGTTCGACGGCACGAACCGCGAGGGTGCCCTCGAGGCCACCGTGATGGGTACGGGGGGTGCGCTAACGGGGAGCATGCTCACGACGGCCTCGGGCATCGGCGTTTTGGTCCTGTCGATCACACCGATTCTGGGGCAGTTCGGAACGATCATGGCCATTTCGATCGTCTATTCGTACCTCACGGCCATGCTGGTGACCCCCTCGGCGGTGGTCGTCTGGGTCAGGCTCGGCGGGTTCTCCCTTCCCTGA
- a CDS encoding cation diffusion facilitator family transporter: MDEDRWTFVRTSWVNVVGNVAKIVVEGAIGLTFGSLALIADAAHSLADLLASVIVLVWGRLAFEGPDRGHPHGHERVEPLTALFVGATLVLLAFKLLWDSGTGIIEGPSVVYSPYLVGGLAFAILDMIVVYWYTERSNRSLGSPALDALGKDALNDVYTSMAAVVGVFGAAIGYPVLDAIAGGLVSTLVLREGLLIMRENVDYLVGSAPPMEKLDEIRSTIRSHPAVEGVHDLRCHYVGPTIEVEFHAEIAGDLSLTDAHRVEMELRDRVLSLPNVGDVHVHLDPLGIGEWKDASEDSTQ, encoded by the coding sequence ATGGACGAAGACCGATGGACGTTCGTTCGCACGTCGTGGGTGAACGTCGTCGGGAACGTGGCGAAGATCGTCGTGGAGGGTGCCATCGGTCTCACGTTCGGAAGTCTGGCTCTCATCGCGGACGCAGCCCACTCACTGGCCGACTTGCTCGCGAGCGTCATCGTCCTCGTCTGGGGTCGATTGGCGTTCGAAGGACCGGATCGGGGCCATCCACACGGACACGAACGGGTCGAGCCGTTGACGGCGTTGTTCGTCGGGGCGACACTCGTCCTTCTCGCGTTCAAACTGCTCTGGGACTCCGGAACCGGGATCATCGAGGGGCCGTCCGTCGTCTACAGCCCCTATCTCGTCGGGGGGCTCGCCTTTGCGATTCTCGACATGATCGTCGTCTACTGGTACACCGAACGATCGAACCGGTCGCTCGGATCTCCCGCGCTCGACGCGCTCGGGAAGGACGCGCTCAACGACGTCTACACGTCGATGGCCGCGGTCGTGGGCGTCTTCGGTGCGGCGATCGGCTATCCCGTCCTCGATGCTATCGCGGGAGGTCTGGTCAGCACGCTCGTCCTCCGGGAAGGCCTTTTGATCATGCGGGAGAACGTCGACTACCTCGTCGGTAGCGCCCCACCGATGGAGAAACTCGACGAGATCCGGTCGACGATTCGGTCCCATCCCGCGGTCGAGGGTGTCCACGACCTTCGCTGTCACTACGTCGGCCCCACCATCGAGGTCGAGTTCCACGCAGAGATTGCCGGCGATCTATCGCTGACCGACGCCCATCGCGTCGAGATGGAACTGCGAGATCGCGTGCTCTCGTTGCCGAACGTCGGCGACGTTCACGTCCACCTCGATCCGCTTGGTATCGGTGAATGGAAGGACGCCTCGGAAGACTCCACCCAGTGA
- a CDS encoding DUF7112 family protein gives MPDRVTHDHPTIETLDATLGRYGGTHRPEIRLPPTDAVPTGTVIRVVLDGTEYRSQIEAGSDGGPVIRGAYETPRLARNPGTATDALKPWVDERDLEFGRTVHVDVIDAGHAVGLRAPGEAATYASTSSPADSLAAIAEDLEDQ, from the coding sequence ATGCCCGACCGAGTGACCCACGACCATCCGACGATCGAAACGCTCGACGCCACCCTCGGGCGCTACGGGGGGACTCACCGGCCCGAAATCCGCCTCCCTCCGACCGACGCCGTCCCCACCGGGACTGTGATCAGGGTCGTACTCGACGGGACCGAGTATCGCTCCCAGATCGAAGCTGGATCCGACGGGGGTCCGGTTATCAGGGGTGCGTACGAGACGCCTCGGCTGGCCCGGAATCCGGGAACGGCGACGGACGCGCTGAAACCGTGGGTCGACGAGCGAGACCTCGAGTTCGGGCGTACCGTCCACGTCGACGTCATCGATGCCGGTCACGCGGTCGGCCTTCGGGCCCCGGGTGAGGCTGCTACCTACGCGTCGACATCGTCGCCGGCCGACAGTCTCGCGGCTATCGCAGAAGACCTCGAAGACCAGTGA
- a CDS encoding transcription initiation factor IIB, whose product MSNSQIRTFNGEGQRTDTTEEETTREDESTCPECAGHLVVDEERGETVCEECGLVVEEDEIDHGPEWRAFDSKEKDQKSRVGAPTTNMMHDKGLSTNIGWQNKDAYGRALSSRQRQKMQRLRTWNERFRTRNSKERNLKQALGEIERMASALGLPKEVRETSSVIYRRALEEDLLPGRSIEGVATASLYASARQMGTPRSLDEVATVSRIGEMEFKRTYRYIVRELSLEVQPADPASYVPRFASELDLDEEVERRARELLSTAQEHGVTSGKSPVGLAAAAIYASSLLTNKKVTQSEVSDVTNVSEVTIRNRYQELLEAAEVPA is encoded by the coding sequence ATGAGCAATTCACAAATCAGGACGTTCAACGGCGAAGGCCAGCGAACCGACACCACCGAAGAGGAAACCACACGCGAAGACGAGTCGACCTGTCCCGAGTGTGCCGGTCACCTCGTCGTCGACGAGGAGCGCGGGGAGACCGTCTGCGAGGAGTGCGGCCTCGTCGTCGAAGAAGACGAGATCGACCACGGCCCGGAGTGGCGGGCCTTCGACTCCAAAGAGAAGGATCAGAAGTCCCGCGTCGGGGCCCCCACGACCAACATGATGCACGACAAGGGCCTCTCGACGAACATCGGGTGGCAAAACAAGGACGCGTACGGTCGTGCCCTCTCCAGCCGCCAGCGCCAGAAGATGCAGCGGCTCCGAACCTGGAACGAGCGCTTCCGCACACGAAACTCCAAGGAGCGCAACCTCAAGCAGGCCCTCGGTGAGATCGAACGGATGGCCTCCGCCCTCGGACTGCCCAAGGAAGTACGCGAGACGTCGTCCGTCATTTATCGACGCGCGCTCGAGGAGGACCTCCTCCCTGGCCGGTCCATCGAGGGCGTCGCGACCGCCTCGCTGTACGCGTCGGCCCGCCAGATGGGAACGCCGCGGAGTCTCGACGAAGTCGCGACCGTCAGCCGGATCGGCGAAATGGAGTTCAAGCGGACTTACCGGTATATCGTCCGCGAATTGAGTCTCGAGGTACAGCCGGCCGATCCCGCGAGTTACGTCCCCCGTTTCGCCTCGGAACTGGACCTCGACGAGGAGGTCGAGCGACGGGCACGGGAACTCCTGAGCACCGCCCAGGAGCACGGGGTCACCAGCGGCAAGAGCCCCGTGGGCCTCGCCGCTGCGGCCATCTACGCGTCGTCGCTCCTGACAAACAAGAAGGTGACACAGAGTGAGGTCTCGGACGTGACGAACGTAAGCGAAGTCACGATCCGGAACCGGTACCAGGAGCTCCTCGAAGCGGCCGAAGTTCCGGCCTAG